A region from the Silene latifolia isolate original U9 population chromosome 7, ASM4854445v1, whole genome shotgun sequence genome encodes:
- the LOC141590348 gene encoding uncharacterized protein LOC141590348: MTTAKSASKNSPKNSSKNHKNLETVCTNKFDLLSHASNEEFPALTKTIQGPTSADVLKEKPVHEVVGIPALNLEVLVEDETEEAEDSNNVTSLPVIEEEPSGLLQFSAEEVKEELDYWKNSIYCFILGAYPLWDIVEGYIRRLWINHKVDKLSFLPNGVFMVRFLSKAAKDAVLRQGHFLFDNKPLIVKPWTPDVEIVKHEVKSVPVWVKLHKLPLKFWGKGLPRISGLIGKFIKCDLATKDKTRIGYARVMIELMIGDPLPDKVKFLDEHGIGHATAECRRTKKTQAVVPNTKKPAGKVWKPKTKSTENVQKDKPVKTPVHSPSVVVVAAATPVETQLQTPVVWHSSGTYSMGPAPAPAKATAIGRLSIQDISEGGYTVHRFGQHTFLETLNTPTPKVGLFGLLETKVKALSLNIINGLIVDGWSIATNNSWHKGGRVWILWNPAIFILDFYDFSAQCINMKVTEVASSTQFYVSMVYAFNDLVDIRSLWNQLINFASNINGPWMVAGDFNCVLSHSERLGGTSTDAEIDEFQSCLDACGLVDSPAQGAYYTWNNKQDASTRVFSRLDSVLINSEWSQKMPSLYAHFLPEGTFDHTPCIIKSFDQGTKMFQVVRKLKSLKVHLRQFNKDHFADIENAAALALRNLEDIQTNLIDDPSNQQMLNMETHAAEEYKKLQADCTSLLSQKAKLAWSKDRDFNSKYFHGVIRSRVLRNQVLCVKDSKGQEHSAPQAVKDAFLKYYKELLGTAVHTDKVNFQIIKRGKVCDAGLQDILVLPIQDVFNSGKLLKQLNATTVTLIPKCKMPTYVQQFRPIACSNVLYKFSIRRLIMECVSSATFTLSLNGDNFGFFPGKRGLRQGDPMSPLLFTMCMEYFTRIIDCATEKLPFHFHPLCKPMRLTHLMFADDLLLFCKGDARSIMVLLRAYESFSRASGLMMNPQKSCAYFNGVPAGLKKEIMSVSGIKEGSLPFKYLGVPITTGRLKKCDCGVLIDKIVERIRCLGAKKLSFAGRLVLVKSVLSTMSNYWASLFVLPKGVINRVDAICRNFLCEGSTEHNKAPLLAWHKVCVPQKEGGLGLRGQSWQSYNPSSDTSWHWRKVCHVRDTIKDGFSDGIWSIGVGDYSVKLCYSWLRDKRPVVDWHRSVWNAVSPPKHCFIAWLIASQALMLKKKLFKLQISSDDSCCICALATESHAHLFQECRFSQKIYTSLAVKLGARLDATNQLQCIMKKRWSRLRKQVTTAVLLAAWYLIWNQRNEARLFFKVSRPELITEHIWRVIHTRIRVLSPQFINVNDKLWLSRVHLL; encoded by the exons ATGACGACTGCAAAATCCGCATCGAAAAATTCACCAAAAaattcatcaaaaaatcataaaaatttagaAACTGTCTGTACAAATAAATTTGATCTTCTTTCTCATGCTAGTAATGAAGAATTTCCAGCTCTAACCAAAACAATCCAAGGACCTACAAGTGCGGATGTTCTTAAAGAGAAACCCGTTCATGAAGTTGTCGGAATTCCTGCGTTGAATCTTGAGGTCTTGGTAGAAGATGAAACAGAGGAGGCAGAGGATAGCAACAACGTCACGTCTTTGCCAGTTATTGAAGAGGAGCCCTCTGGTTTACTTCAATTTTCTGCTGAGGAGGTGAAGGAGGAGCTTGATTACTGGAAGAACTCTATCTATTGCTTTATCCTAGGAGCTTACCCTCTCTGGGATATTGTTGAAGGCTACATCAGGAGGCTATGGATTAATCATAAGGTAGATAAACTCTCCTTCTTGCCTAATGGGGTTTTCATGGTACGCTTTCTTTCCAAGGCTGCTAAAGATGCTGTCTTAAggcaaggacactttctttttgACAATAAGCCCCTCATAGTTAAGCCTTGGACCCCTGATGTTGAAATTGTTAAACATGAAGTTAAATCTGTACCTGTGTGGGTCAAGTTACATAAACTCCCTCTGAAATTCTGGGGTAAAGGTCTTCCTCGTATCTCCGGTCTTATTGGGAAGTTTATCAAATGTGATTTGGCTACAAAGGATAAAACCAGGATTGGGTATGCCAGGGTTATGATTGAGTTAATGATTGGTGACCCTCTCCCTGACAAAGTTAAGTTTTTAGATGAACATG GTATTGGGCATGCTACTGCTGAGTGTAGGAGAACTAAGAAAACACAAGCAGTGGTGCCTAATACTAAGAAACCTGCTGGAAAAGTTTGGAAACCTAAGACCAAGTCTACTGAGAATGTTCAGAAAGATAAACCTGTTAAGACTCCAGTCCATTCTCCCTCTGTTGTGGTTGTAGCAGCAGCTACTCCTGTTGAAACACAACTTCAAACCCCTGTGGTTTGGCATTCCTCTGGGACCTATTCTATGGggcctgctcctgctcctgctaAGGCTACTGCAATAGGGAGACTCAGTATACAAGATATCAGTGAAGGAGGGTATACTGTTCACAGATTTGGGCAACATACCTTTCTGGAAACCCTGAATACTCCTACACCTAAG gtaggtttgtttgggctccttgagacaaaggttaaGGCCTTGTCTCTAAATATTATAAATGGTTTAATAGTTGATGGTTGGAGTATTGCTACTAATAATAGCTGGCACAAAGGAGGTAGAGTTTGGATACTCTGGAATCCAGCTATTTTTATCCTTGATTTCTATGATTTTTCTGCTCAATGCATCAACATGAAAGTTACTGAAGTTGCATCTTCCACACAATTTTATGTTTCTATGGTTTATGCTTTCAATGATCTTGTGGATATAAGAAGTTTATGGAATCAACTTATCAATTTTGCATCTAATATTAATGGACCTTGGATGGTAGCTGGTGATTTTAATTGTGTGTTATCTCACTCTGAGAGACTTGGTGGTACTAGCACTGATGCAGAGATTGATGAGTTCCAGAGCTGTTTGGATGCTTGTGGTCTTGTTGATAGTCCTGCTCAAGGGGCCTATTATACCTGGAATAACAAACAGGATGCAAGCACTAGAGTTTTCAGTAGACTTGACAGCGTACTTATCAACAGTGAGTGGAGTCAGAAGATGCCTTCCCTGTATGCCCATTTCCTTCCTGAAGGAACTTTTGATCACACTCCTTGCATTATTAAGAGCTTTGATCAG GGTACTAAGATGTTTCAAGTGGTTAGGAAATTAAAAAGTTTGAAGGTTCATCTCAGACAGTTTAACAAAGATCATTTTGCTGATATTGAAAATGCTGCTGCTTTAGCTTTAAGGAATCTTGAGGATATTCAGACCAATCTCATTGATGATCCTAGTAATCAGCAAATGTTGAATATGGAAACCCATGCTGCTGAGGAGTACAAGAAATTACAAGCTGACTGTACTTCTTTACTCAGTCAGAAAGCCAAATTAGCATGGAGTAAAGATAGAGATTTTAACTCAAAGTATTTTCATGGAGTCATAAGGAGTCGTGTTCTCAGGAATCAGGTCCTTTGTGTGAAAGATTCTAAGGGTCAGGAGCATTCTGCACCTCAGGCTGTTAAAGATGCATTTTTAAAGTATTATAAGGAGCTCTTGGGGACTGCTGTTCACACTGATAAAGTTAATTTTCAGATTATTAAGAGGGGAAAGGTGTGTGATGCTGGTCTTCAGGATATTCTTGTTCTTCCT ATTCAAGATGTTTTTAATTCTGGTAAACTTCTCAAGCAGTTGAATGCTACTACTGTTACTCTGATACCTAAATGCAAGATGCCTACTTATGTTCAGCAATTCAGACCCATTGCCTGTTCCAATGTTCTCTACAAGT TTTCTATCAGAAGGCTTATCATGGAGTGTGTGAGTAGTGCTACATTTACTCTCAGTCTTAATGGGGATAACTTTGGTTTCTTTCCTGGCAAGAGAGGTCTGAGGCAAGGTGACCCTATGTCCCCACTACTCTTCACTATGTGTATGGAATATTTCACAAGAATCATTGACTGTGCTACTGAGAaattaccatttcattttcatcccCTTTGCAAACCTATGAGGCTTACTcatctgatgtttgcagatgatttactTTTATTCTGTAAAGGGGATGCACGGTCTATTATGGTCTTGTTGAGGGCTTATGAATCCTTTTCCAGAGCTTCAGGGCTTATGATGAACCCTCAGAAGTCCTGTGCTTATTTCAATGGTGTGCCAGCTGGTCTTAAAAAGGAAATCATGTCTGTTTCTGGTATTAAAGAAGGCTCCCTGCCTTTTAAATATCTTGGTGTTCCTATAACAACAGGCAGGCTAAAAAAGTGTGATTGTGGTGTCCTCATTGATAAAATAGTTGAGAGGATCAGGTGTTTAGGAGCTAAGAAACTTTCTTTTGCAGGGAGGCTTGTCCTTGTTAAATCAGTGCTCTCTACCATGTCTAACTACTGGGCTTCTTTATTTGTGTTGCCTAAGGGAGTCATAAATAGAGTTGATGCCATTTGCAGGAATTTCTTATGCGAAGGGAGTACTGAGCATAATAAAGCTCCTTTACTTGCCTGGCATAAGGTTTGTGTCCCTCAGAAGGAAGGGGGTCTTGGTCTTAGA GGGCAGTCCTGGCAATCCTATAATCCATCCTCTGATACCAGTTGGCATTGGAGGAAAGTTTGTCATGTTCGAGATACTATTAAGGATGGGTTTTCTGATGGTATTTGGAGTATAGGTGTAGGTGACTACTCTGTGAAGTTGTGCTATTCTTGGTTGAGAGATAAAAGACCAGTTGTTGACTGGCATAGATCTGTTTGGAATGCTGTGTCTCCTCCTAAGCATTGCTTCATTGCCTGGCTTATTGCAAGTCAGGCTTTAATGTTGAAGAAGAAGTTATTTAAGTTGCAGATTTCTAGTGATGACAGTTGCTGTATCTGTGCCCTTGCTACTGAGAGTCATGCCCATTTGTTTCAAGAGTGCAGATTCAGCCAAAAGATCTATACTTCTCTAGCTGTGAAGCTGGGTGCTCGGCTAGATGCTACTAATCAGTTGCAGTGTATCATGAAGAAGAGATGGAGCAGGTTGAGGAAACAGGTGACCACTGCTGTTCTTTTAGCAGCTTGGTACCTAATTTGGAATCAGCGTAATGAGGCGAGGCTGTTTTTTAAGGTTTCACGGCCTGAATTAATAACTGAGCATATTTGGCGTGTTATCCATACTAGAATTAGAGTTTTGAGTCCTCAGTTTATCAATGTTAATGATAAActttggttgtctagagtgcacTTGTTGTAA